From a single Vicugna pacos chromosome 4, VicPac4, whole genome shotgun sequence genomic region:
- the BRD3 gene encoding bromodomain-containing protein 3 isoform X1 encodes MSTTTTVAPAGIPAAPGPVNPPPPEVSNPAKPGRKTNQLQYMQNVVVKTLWKHQFAWPFYQPVDAIKLNLPDYHKIIKNPMDMGTIKKRLESNYYWSASECMQDFNTMFTNCYIYNKPTDDIVLMAQALEKIFLQKVAQMPQEEVELLPPAPKGKGRKPASGAQSAGSQQVAAVSSVSPAAPFQSVPPAVSQTPVIAATPVPTITANVTSVPVPPAAAPPPPATPIIPVVPPTPPVVKKKGVKRKADTTTPTTSAITASRSESPPPLSDPKQAKVVARRESGGRPIKPPKKDLEDGEVPQHAGKRGRLSEHLRHCDSILKEMLSKKHAAYAWPFYKPVDAEALELHDYHDIIKHPMDLSTVKRKMDGREYPDAQGFAADIRLMFSNCYKYNPPDHEVVAMARKLQDVFEMRFAKMPDEPVEAPALPAPAAPVVSKGTESSRSSEESSSDSGSSDSEEERATRLAELQEQLKAVHEQLAALSQAPVSKPKRRKEKKEKKRKDKDRDKDKDRHKARPEEERKAKAAPPARQPPQRRAPAKRASSTTAAGRQPKKGGRQASASYDSEEEEEGLPMSYDEKRQLSLDINRLPGEKLGRVVHIIQSREPSLRDSNPDEIEIDFETLKPTTLRELERYVKSCLQKKQRKPFSTSGKKQAAKSKEELAQEKKKELERRLQDVSGQLSNSKKPAKREKPGPVPPGGPSRLSSSSSSASGSSSSSGSSSDSSDSE; translated from the exons atgtccaccacGACGACGGTCGCCCCCGCGGGGATCCCGGCGGCCCCGGGCCCCGTGAACCCGCCCCCACCGGAGGTCTCCAACCCCGCAAAGCCCGGCCGCAAGACCAACCAGCTGCAGTACATGCAGAACGTGGTGGTGAAGACGCTCTGGAAACACCAGTTCGCCTGGCCCTTCTACCAGCCGGTGGACGCCATCAAGCTGAACCTGCCT GATTATCATAAGATAATAAAAAACCCGATGGACATGGGGACTATTAAGAAGAGGCTAGAGAGTAATTACTATTGGAGTGCGAGTGAGTGCATGCAGGACTTCAACACCATGTTCACAAACTGCTACATTTACAACAAG CCCACAGATGACATAGTGCTAATGGCCCAAGCCTTAGAGAAAATTTTTCTGCAGAAAGTGGCCCAGATGCCCCAGGAGGAAGTGGAATTACTACCCCCTGCTCCAAAGGGCAAAGGCCGGAAGCCAGCTTCGGGAGCCCAGAGCGCAG GTTCACAGCAGGTGGCGGCCGTGTCCTCTGTGTCCCCAGCCGCTCCCTTCCAGAGCGTCCCCCCTGCTGTCTCCCAGACGCCTGTCATTGCTGCCACCCCTGTGCCAACCATCACCGCGAATGTCACATCGGTCCCCGTGCCCCCGGCTgctgccccgccgccccccgcGACGCCCATCATCCCCGTCGTCCCTCCCACGCCTCCCGTGGTCAAG AAGAAGGGCGTGAAGCGGAAAGCGGACACCACCACGCCCACAACGTCGGCCATCACCGCCAGCCGCAGCGAGTCGCCCCCACCGCTGTCGGACCCTAAGCAGGCCAAGGTGGTTGCACGGCGGGAGAGCGGGGGCCGCCCCATCAAGCCACCCAAGAAGGACCTGGAGGACGGCGAGGTGCCCCAGCACGCGGGCAAGAGGGGCCGGCTCTCGGAGCACCTGCGGCACTGCGACAGCATCCTCAAGGAGATGCTGTCCAAGAAGCACGCGGCCTACGCCTGGCCCTTCTACAAGCCAGTGGACGCCGAGGCCCTGGAGCTGCACGACTACCACGACATCATCAAGCACCCAATGGACCTGAGCACCGTCAAG AGGAAGATGGACGGCCGCGAGTACCCGGACGCGCAGGGCTTCGCAGCCGACATCCGGCTCATGTTCTCCAACTGTTACAAGTACAACCCCCCAGACCACGAGGTGGTGGCCATGGCCAGGAAGCTGCAG gatgtgtttgagATGCGGTTTGCCAAGATGCCCGATGAGCCGGTGGAGGCGCCCGCACTGCCCGCCCCCGCGGCCCCTGTGGTCAGCAAGGGCACCGAGAGCAGCCGCAGCAGCGAGGAGAGCTCGTCGGACTCAGGCAGCTCAGACTCGGAGGAGGAGCGGGCCACCAGGCTGGCGGAGCTGCAGGAGCAG CTGAAGGCCGTGCACGAGCAGCTGGCCGCCCTGTCTCAGGCCCCGGTGAGCAAGccaaagaggaggaaggagaagaaggagaagaagaggaaggacaAGGACAGGGACAAGGACAAGGACAGGCACAAGGCCAGGCccgaggaggagaggaaggccaAGGCCGCCCCGCCTGCCAGGCAGCCCCCGCAGAGGAGGGCGCCCGCCAAGAGGGCCAGCAGCACGACGGCGGCCGGCAG ACAGCCGAAGAAGGGCGGCAGGCAGGCGTCGGCCTCCTACGACtcggaggaggaagaggaggggctgcccATGAGCTACGACGAGAAGCGGCAGCTCAGCCTGGACATCAACCGGCTGCCGGGGGAGAAGCTGGGCCGCGTGGTGCACATCATCCAGTCCCGGGAGCCCTCGCTCAGGGACTCCAACCCCGACGAGATAGAGATTGACTTTGAGACTCTGAAACCCACTACTTTGCGGGAGCTAGAGAGATACGTCAAGTCTTGtttacagaaaaagcagaggaagccattct CGACCAGCGGGAAGAAGCAGGCGGCCAAGTCGAAGGAGGAGCTGGCTCAGGAAAAGAAGAAGGAGCTGGAGAGGCGGCTGCAGGACGTCAGCGGGCAGCTGAGCAACAGCAAGAAGCCCGCCAAGAGAG
- the BRD3 gene encoding bromodomain-containing protein 3 isoform X2, giving the protein MSTTTTVAPAGIPAAPGPVNPPPPEVSNPAKPGRKTNQLQYMQNVVVKTLWKHQFAWPFYQPVDAIKLNLPDYHKIIKNPMDMGTIKKRLESNYYWSASECMQDFNTMFTNCYIYNKKVAQMPQEEVELLPPAPKGKGRKPASGAQSAGSQQVAAVSSVSPAAPFQSVPPAVSQTPVIAATPVPTITANVTSVPVPPAAAPPPPATPIIPVVPPTPPVVKKKGVKRKADTTTPTTSAITASRSESPPPLSDPKQAKVVARRESGGRPIKPPKKDLEDGEVPQHAGKRGRLSEHLRHCDSILKEMLSKKHAAYAWPFYKPVDAEALELHDYHDIIKHPMDLSTVKRKMDGREYPDAQGFAADIRLMFSNCYKYNPPDHEVVAMARKLQDVFEMRFAKMPDEPVEAPALPAPAAPVVSKGTESSRSSEESSSDSGSSDSEEERATRLAELQEQLKAVHEQLAALSQAPVSKPKRRKEKKEKKRKDKDRDKDKDRHKARPEEERKAKAAPPARQPPQRRAPAKRASSTTAAGRQPKKGGRQASASYDSEEEEEGLPMSYDEKRQLSLDINRLPGEKLGRVVHIIQSREPSLRDSNPDEIEIDFETLKPTTLRELERYVKSCLQKKQRKPFSTSGKKQAAKSKEELAQEKKKELERRLQDVSGQLSNSKKPAKREKPGPVPPGGPSRLSSSSSSASGSSSSSGSSSDSSDSE; this is encoded by the exons atgtccaccacGACGACGGTCGCCCCCGCGGGGATCCCGGCGGCCCCGGGCCCCGTGAACCCGCCCCCACCGGAGGTCTCCAACCCCGCAAAGCCCGGCCGCAAGACCAACCAGCTGCAGTACATGCAGAACGTGGTGGTGAAGACGCTCTGGAAACACCAGTTCGCCTGGCCCTTCTACCAGCCGGTGGACGCCATCAAGCTGAACCTGCCT GATTATCATAAGATAATAAAAAACCCGATGGACATGGGGACTATTAAGAAGAGGCTAGAGAGTAATTACTATTGGAGTGCGAGTGAGTGCATGCAGGACTTCAACACCATGTTCACAAACTGCTACATTTACAACAAG AAAGTGGCCCAGATGCCCCAGGAGGAAGTGGAATTACTACCCCCTGCTCCAAAGGGCAAAGGCCGGAAGCCAGCTTCGGGAGCCCAGAGCGCAG GTTCACAGCAGGTGGCGGCCGTGTCCTCTGTGTCCCCAGCCGCTCCCTTCCAGAGCGTCCCCCCTGCTGTCTCCCAGACGCCTGTCATTGCTGCCACCCCTGTGCCAACCATCACCGCGAATGTCACATCGGTCCCCGTGCCCCCGGCTgctgccccgccgccccccgcGACGCCCATCATCCCCGTCGTCCCTCCCACGCCTCCCGTGGTCAAG AAGAAGGGCGTGAAGCGGAAAGCGGACACCACCACGCCCACAACGTCGGCCATCACCGCCAGCCGCAGCGAGTCGCCCCCACCGCTGTCGGACCCTAAGCAGGCCAAGGTGGTTGCACGGCGGGAGAGCGGGGGCCGCCCCATCAAGCCACCCAAGAAGGACCTGGAGGACGGCGAGGTGCCCCAGCACGCGGGCAAGAGGGGCCGGCTCTCGGAGCACCTGCGGCACTGCGACAGCATCCTCAAGGAGATGCTGTCCAAGAAGCACGCGGCCTACGCCTGGCCCTTCTACAAGCCAGTGGACGCCGAGGCCCTGGAGCTGCACGACTACCACGACATCATCAAGCACCCAATGGACCTGAGCACCGTCAAG AGGAAGATGGACGGCCGCGAGTACCCGGACGCGCAGGGCTTCGCAGCCGACATCCGGCTCATGTTCTCCAACTGTTACAAGTACAACCCCCCAGACCACGAGGTGGTGGCCATGGCCAGGAAGCTGCAG gatgtgtttgagATGCGGTTTGCCAAGATGCCCGATGAGCCGGTGGAGGCGCCCGCACTGCCCGCCCCCGCGGCCCCTGTGGTCAGCAAGGGCACCGAGAGCAGCCGCAGCAGCGAGGAGAGCTCGTCGGACTCAGGCAGCTCAGACTCGGAGGAGGAGCGGGCCACCAGGCTGGCGGAGCTGCAGGAGCAG CTGAAGGCCGTGCACGAGCAGCTGGCCGCCCTGTCTCAGGCCCCGGTGAGCAAGccaaagaggaggaaggagaagaaggagaagaagaggaaggacaAGGACAGGGACAAGGACAAGGACAGGCACAAGGCCAGGCccgaggaggagaggaaggccaAGGCCGCCCCGCCTGCCAGGCAGCCCCCGCAGAGGAGGGCGCCCGCCAAGAGGGCCAGCAGCACGACGGCGGCCGGCAG ACAGCCGAAGAAGGGCGGCAGGCAGGCGTCGGCCTCCTACGACtcggaggaggaagaggaggggctgcccATGAGCTACGACGAGAAGCGGCAGCTCAGCCTGGACATCAACCGGCTGCCGGGGGAGAAGCTGGGCCGCGTGGTGCACATCATCCAGTCCCGGGAGCCCTCGCTCAGGGACTCCAACCCCGACGAGATAGAGATTGACTTTGAGACTCTGAAACCCACTACTTTGCGGGAGCTAGAGAGATACGTCAAGTCTTGtttacagaaaaagcagaggaagccattct CGACCAGCGGGAAGAAGCAGGCGGCCAAGTCGAAGGAGGAGCTGGCTCAGGAAAAGAAGAAGGAGCTGGAGAGGCGGCTGCAGGACGTCAGCGGGCAGCTGAGCAACAGCAAGAAGCCCGCCAAGAGAG